The genomic DNA GAACACGCACGGAGCCATGGCGCAGGATGCCACGAGGCGGGTGGGCCGGCGACGACCACGTACCATCGGCGGGCCATGGCGGACACGGGGGACACCTTGGACACCGGGGAGAGCGGGGAGCGAGCGGAGAGCGGGGCCGGCCGGACCGAGCGGTCGGCGGCCGAGCCGGACGCGCCCGACATCGAGTTCGAGCCCGTCGAGCCGGCCCGGACGCTCCCCGGCGCCGAGTCGGCGTACGCCCCCGTCCTCTGGCTGGTCGACCGCATCGCCACCCGGGTGTTCGGCCAGCCCACCACCCTGCGGTGGACGGCCAACCCCGCCGACGCCCTGCGGGGCGAGGTCGAGGTGGTCACCGTCGGCGTGCCCGCCATGCGCATGGCCGGTCTGCGCCTGGAACGGGTCGTCGGACGGGTCGAGCGGGTGCGCATCCAGCCCGGCCTGTTGCCCCGCCTGAAGGGCGGCCCGGTCTCGGTGAAGGCCACCGTCACCCAGGAGAGCGTGGACCGCTGGGTGGGCTCGGCCAACCTGCCCCTGCGCCTCGAGCTCACCGCCGACGGCATCCTCAGCAGCACCGGCATCGGCTCGCTTCGGGTGGGCCACGTGCTCACCGAACTGGAGGTCGGCGGCCGTTGGCTGCGCCTCCGGCCCCGCCAGGTGGCGGCCCGCGAGCTGCCGGCGTCGATCCGCCAGTTCCTCGTGGGCAACCTCCCCCTGCCGCCGCTGCCGGCCGGCGCCCGCCTCGCCCACGTCTCCCACGCCGACGGCGAGTTGGCCGTGCGGGTGGCCCTCGAGGACATCGACGAGGCCATCACCCCGAGCCTCCCCACCCGCATGCAGCGCCGCCTCGGCGGGCGCTGACCCCTTTCCAACGCCGCCTCGGCGAT from Acidimicrobiales bacterium includes the following:
- a CDS encoding LmeA family phospholipid-binding protein encodes the protein MADTGDTLDTGESGERAESGAGRTERSAAEPDAPDIEFEPVEPARTLPGAESAYAPVLWLVDRIATRVFGQPTTLRWTANPADALRGEVEVVTVGVPAMRMAGLRLERVVGRVERVRIQPGLLPRLKGGPVSVKATVTQESVDRWVGSANLPLRLELTADGILSSTGIGSLRVGHVLTELEVGGRWLRLRPRQVAARELPASIRQFLVGNLPLPPLPAGARLAHVSHADGELAVRVALEDIDEAITPSLPTRMQRRLGGR